In Deinococcus psychrotolerans, the genomic window TGGGTCAGCGCTTCGGGCAAGCGGGACAGGGTATTCTTGAGGCTCTGGTCGGGGTGCAATTCGGCGATGACTGGCAAAAAAGCGGTCAGGCTGGCGAGGTAACTCTTGGTGGCGGCCACTGCTTTTTCTTCGCCGCAGCAAAGTGGCAACACAAACTCCGCTTCGTGGGCCAGTTCGCTGCTCTCTACATTGACCAGCGCCACCGTCATCGCGCCGCCTGCGCGGGCCATTTTGACATTCTCCACCACGTCTGGGCTGGCCCCCGACTGCGAAACGGCAATCAGGAGCGCCCCGCGCAAGTCCAGCTTGGTGCCGTATAAGGTGTGAACGCTCGGCCCCAGCGAGGCCACCGGCAAGGAGAGCTGCGTTTCTAAGGCGTATTTCAGCACGGTGCAGGCGTGGTCTGAACTGCCCCGCGCCACTGTCACGGCGTAGGGCGGGCGGCGCTCGCGCAGGGCGGCGGCGAGGTGCTGAACCGCCTCAGCATTTTGGCGTTGCTGGCGCTCAATGACTTGCGGCGCTTGGCGGGCTTCTTGCAGCATCAGGGGGTCGGGTGCAGTTTGGAGTGACATGACGGCTCCTTTGAGGGCGCTTGGCGTGCAGGTTGTGACGTGTGTGGAAGGAGGGGTTTAGCTTGCGGGGGCCAACGCTATCTGCTCGCCGCCTACATACACTGCTTCTACTTCAAACCGCTCATTCATGACCACCAGATCGGCCCGCAGACCCACTGCCAAGCGGCCACGGTCGGTCAGGCCGAGTGAATCGGCGGGGGCGGCGCTGAGCATCCGGCTGACCTGCGGCAAGCTCAGGCCCGTTGCCAGCGCGTTTTTGAGGGCCACATCCAGGGTCAAGACGCTGCCCGCGATGCTGCGCCCGTCTTTGAGCACCGCTTTGCCATCTTTGACGATGACTGTTTGCCCGCCGAGTTCACTTTCTCCGTCACCGAGTCCGGCGGCCCGCATGGCGTCGGTGATCAGCATGACCCGCTCGGTGGCGGCAGCATGGGCCAGCAAAAAACTGGTGGGATGCACGTGAACCCCGTCCAGAATGATTTCCAGCCAAGTCTGCGAATCGGTGATTAAAGCTCCGGCTGGCCCCGGCACGCGCCCTTCGATGCCGCCCATCGCGTTAAATAAATGGGTGGCGGCGGTTCGCCCACCTGCTGCCTGCACCGCGCTCAGAAAAGCCATGACCGTTTCGGCGTCGGCGGTGGTGTGACCCACACCTACCCGCACGCCCGCCGCCGCGAAAGCCAGTGCCGCCTCTGCCGCGCCCGGCAACTCTGGCGCAAGGGTCACAGCCCGGATGACGCCGCTCGCCAGCACCTGCGCCACCAGATCGGGGGTGGGCAGTAGGGTTTGCGGTGGCTGCGCTCCCAGCTTATTGGGGCTGATGAACGGGCCTTCGAGGTGAGCCCCCAGGAGATCAGCGCCACCGGGGATGCCGAGTTCCATCGTCTGGCGCACTGCTTCGAGCGCGGCCAGCACCTTGGGCAGCGGGTTGGTCATGGTGGTCGCCAGCAGCGAAGTAGTGCCGTGCTGAGCGTGAAAGCGGGCCAGCGTGCTGATCCCTTCCGTGCCGTCCATGGTGTCGCCGCCGCCGCCGCCGTGAACGTGGGTGTCGATAAAGCCCGCCAAGATGTAGCGCGGCTGAACCTGCTCGCTCCCTTTCAATTCAAGCGTTTCAATCTGCCGGCCAAAGGTGACGCGCCCTGCCTGGACGCCGCCGGGCTGCACCAACAAGCCGCTGAGCCGAGTCATGCGTTGGGGGCCGGACGGTGAGGGAAGGGGAGAGTTGGGCGGTTCATGGGTGACCTCCAGCAGGCAAGGCAAAGAGAGAGGAGAGAGACAGTGAGCGAGCCTTAGCCTACGACTTGAAAATTATTTTTGTCAAATCGGCAGAAGTGAAGAGAAATTTTAGATCCTGCAAGAGCTGGAGGGTTGGCGCTTTGAAGTTCCTCCTATCTGCCGACCTTAACCTGCTCGCTGATGCTGACCCGCTTTCGTCAACCCCAGTCTCAAGTGCTTCCGCCCGCTCCGACGCTTCAGAAGCGTCCTGCCTACACCGCGCCCAACGCCGAAGTGCGCTGGCAATGGCATCAGCAGTTTGGGTACAACCCCTCCTCGCTGGGA contains:
- a CDS encoding SIS domain-containing protein, yielding MSLQTAPDPLMLQEARQAPQVIERQQRQNAEAVQHLAAALRERRPPYAVTVARGSSDHACTVLKYALETQLSLPVASLGPSVHTLYGTKLDLRGALLIAVSQSGASPDVVENVKMARAGGAMTVALVNVESSELAHEAEFVLPLCCGEEKAVAATKSYLASLTAFLPVIAELHPDQSLKNTLSRLPEALTQTLNLEAEASDLAERYRFADNLLVLARGLHFGVAQEAALKLKETCGIHAEAYSAAEFSHGPKRLLAEGLPLLGFSSADAAQSATLEAYASLVASGADLRTIGPSAGSDLSTPQTGHALTDPVASALAFYLFAGHLALHKGLNPDAPPLLSKVTKTR
- the nagA gene encoding N-acetylglucosamine-6-phosphate deacetylase — encoded protein: MPCLLEVTHEPPNSPLPSPSGPQRMTRLSGLLVQPGGVQAGRVTFGRQIETLELKGSEQVQPRYILAGFIDTHVHGGGGGDTMDGTEGISTLARFHAQHGTTSLLATTMTNPLPKVLAALEAVRQTMELGIPGGADLLGAHLEGPFISPNKLGAQPPQTLLPTPDLVAQVLASGVIRAVTLAPELPGAAEAALAFAAAGVRVGVGHTTADAETVMAFLSAVQAAGGRTAATHLFNAMGGIEGRVPGPAGALITDSQTWLEIILDGVHVHPTSFLLAHAAATERVMLITDAMRAAGLGDGESELGGQTVIVKDGKAVLKDGRSIAGSVLTLDVALKNALATGLSLPQVSRMLSAAPADSLGLTDRGRLAVGLRADLVVMNERFEVEAVYVGGEQIALAPAS